Proteins co-encoded in one Minwuia thermotolerans genomic window:
- the nusA gene encoding transcription termination factor NusA — translation MAVTTANRLELLQVADAVAREKSIDPEIVMEALEEAIQRTAKVTYGAEHMIRAEIDRKSGDISIWRLRETVDEIEDAATQISLDEAREMNPDAQLGDLISEPLPPIDFGRVSAQSAKQIIFQKVRDAERDRQYDEYKDRVGEIINGLVKRVEHGNVMVDLGRAEAILRRDELLPRETFRPGDRVRAYIYDVRRENRGPQIFLSRTHPRFMAMLFAQEVPEVYDGVIEIKAVARDPGSRAKIAVISHDSSIDPVGACVGMRGSRVQAVVNELQGEKIDIIPHTSDPASFIVSALAPADVMKVVLDEDQNRIEVVVPDDQLSLAIGRRGQNVRLASQLSGWDIDILTEEEESERRQTEFRERSEMFIAALDVDEMIAQLLVAEGFDSVEEVAYSPLEDLEEIEGFDRDVAEELSSRAQEHLQRLEEAMDEKRRELGVDDDIAAIEKLTPAMLVKLGEAGVKTLDDLGDFASEELVTDADAPLREFDLSVDDANEIIMAARAHWFADEEEETAESDKNEESPAV, via the coding sequence ATGGCGGTGACCACAGCGAACAGGCTGGAACTGCTGCAGGTGGCCGACGCGGTCGCCCGCGAGAAGTCCATCGATCCGGAGATCGTGATGGAGGCGCTGGAGGAAGCGATCCAGCGCACGGCCAAGGTGACCTACGGCGCCGAGCACATGATCCGCGCCGAGATCGACCGCAAATCCGGCGACATCAGCATCTGGCGCCTGCGCGAGACGGTCGACGAGATCGAGGACGCGGCTACCCAGATCTCGCTGGACGAGGCCCGGGAGATGAACCCTGACGCCCAGCTCGGCGACCTGATCTCGGAGCCCCTGCCGCCCATCGACTTCGGCCGCGTCTCCGCCCAGTCGGCGAAGCAGATCATCTTCCAGAAGGTCCGCGATGCCGAGCGCGACCGCCAGTACGACGAATACAAGGACCGCGTCGGCGAGATCATCAACGGTCTGGTCAAGCGCGTCGAACACGGCAACGTCATGGTCGATCTCGGCCGCGCCGAGGCGATCCTGCGCCGCGACGAGCTGCTGCCCAGGGAAACCTTCCGCCCCGGCGACCGCGTCCGCGCCTATATCTACGATGTCCGGCGGGAGAACCGCGGGCCGCAGATCTTCCTGTCGCGCACGCATCCGCGCTTCATGGCGATGCTGTTCGCCCAGGAAGTCCCGGAAGTCTATGACGGCGTCATCGAGATCAAGGCCGTGGCCCGGGATCCGGGCAGCCGCGCCAAGATCGCCGTGATCAGCCACGATTCCTCGATCGACCCGGTCGGCGCCTGCGTCGGCATGCGTGGCAGCCGCGTCCAGGCGGTGGTCAACGAACTGCAGGGCGAAAAGATCGACATCATCCCGCATACCTCCGACCCGGCCAGCTTCATCGTCAGCGCGCTGGCGCCGGCCGATGTGATGAAGGTGGTGCTGGACGAGGATCAGAATCGCATCGAAGTGGTGGTCCCAGACGACCAGCTCAGCCTGGCGATCGGCCGCCGCGGCCAGAACGTGCGCCTCGCCTCCCAGCTTTCGGGCTGGGATATCGACATCCTGACCGAGGAAGAGGAATCCGAACGCCGCCAGACGGAGTTCCGCGAACGCTCGGAAATGTTCATCGCGGCTCTGGACGTCGACGAGATGATTGCCCAGTTATTGGTGGCGGAAGGATTCGACAGCGTCGAGGAAGTCGCCTATTCCCCGCTGGAGGATCTGGAGGAGATCGAGGGCTTCGATCGCGACGTCGCCGAAGAGCTGTCGTCACGGGCCCAGGAGCATCTCCAGCGGCTCGAGGAAGCGATGGACGAGAAGCGCCGGGAGCTTGGCGTCGACGACGACATCGCTGCGATCGAGAAGCTTACCCCGGCCATGCTGGTGAAGCTCGGCGAGGCCGGGGTCAAGACCCTCGACGACCTGGGCGACTTTGCATCGGAGGAGCTTGTCACCGACGCGGACGCGCCGCTGCGCGAATTCGATCTGAGTGTCGATGACGCCAACGAGATCATCATGGCCGCGCGGGCGCACTGGTTCGCCGACGAGGAAGAAGAGACTGCGGAGAGCGACAAAAACGAGGAATCCCCGGCGGTCTGA
- a CDS encoding DUF448 domain-containing protein has translation MTGKPARETPQRRCIVSGASGETARLIRFVLDPARVVTPDVEEKLPGRGAWLSAERKTFEGLGRKNPFPRAFREEANLPEDLAGLTERLLRRRCLNLLGLANGAGLVTAGFEKVADKAGKGEAAVMIVAADGGGTARERAARLAGPAPLIGLFGREELSLALGRENVVHAAVASGRLADMFLRETERLSLISGSPVDW, from the coding sequence GTGACCGGCAAGCCCGCGCGCGAAACGCCGCAGCGGCGCTGCATCGTCAGCGGCGCCAGCGGCGAGACTGCCCGGCTGATCCGGTTCGTGCTGGATCCGGCCAGGGTGGTGACGCCGGACGTCGAGGAGAAGCTGCCCGGCCGCGGCGCCTGGCTGTCGGCCGAGCGGAAGACCTTCGAAGGGCTGGGGCGGAAGAATCCCTTTCCCCGCGCCTTCCGCGAGGAGGCGAATCTGCCCGAGGACCTGGCGGGTCTGACGGAACGGCTGCTCCGGCGGCGTTGCCTGAACCTTCTGGGTCTGGCGAACGGCGCCGGCCTGGTGACGGCGGGCTTCGAGAAGGTCGCCGACAAGGCCGGAAAGGGCGAGGCGGCGGTCATGATCGTCGCCGCCGACGGCGGCGGGACCGCCCGGGAAAGGGCGGCCAGGCTGGCCGGTCCGGCGCCTCTGATCGGCCTGTTCGGCCGGGAGGAATTGAGCTTGGCCTTGGGCCGGGAAAATGTGGTACATGCTGCGGTCGCGTCGGGGCGGCTGGCCGACATGTTCCTGCGTGAAACGGAACGGCTGAGCCTGATCTCGGGTTCGCCGGTAGATTGGTAA
- the pnp gene encoding polyribonucleotide nucleotidyltransferase, protein MFQVKRKEIEWGGRKLVLETGKVARQATGSVMVTYGETMVLCTVVAERSPKPDLDFFPLTVNYQEKYFAAGKIPGGFFKREGRPADSETLTSRLIDRPVRPLFAPGFKNETQIICTVLQHDLENEPDVAAMVGASAALTISGLPFMGPLGGCRVGMVDGEYVLNPTRQQMPDSRLDLVVAGTVDAVMMVESEADELSEDEMLGAVMFGHKAYQEVIDAIIDLAETAAKEPWAPPPPLYTDSLMEQISGIARDDLAAAYTIREKTARQDAVSAAKQKVKDALAEHEEGRQAVGAALKDLEKNIVRNGILDTGKRIDGRDTRTVRPIECEVGILPRAHGSALFTRGETQALVVTTLGTGQDEQIIDALAGESREHFMLHYNFPPYSVGETSFRLGPGRREIGHGKLAWRAVHPLMPSKTEFPYTIRIVSEVTESNGSSSMATVCGTSLAMMDAGVPLRRPVSGIAMGLILEGDRHAVLSDILGDEDHLGDMDFKVAGTSKGVTSLQMDIKIAGITEEIMKTALGQANEGRAHILDCMSKAISAGREELKETAPRISVIKVPTDKIRDVIGTGGKVIREITEVTGCKIDIDDDGTVKVASSDGDAAQKALDWIHSIVAEPEPGAVYKGKVVKIMDFGAFVNFFGSRDGLVHVSEMQEGRTEKVTDVVNEGDEVYVKLLEVDDRGKVRLSMRYVDQETGIEKEGVEPLPQRERSGGGDRRPRRRD, encoded by the coding sequence ATGTTTCAGGTAAAACGAAAAGAGATCGAGTGGGGCGGGCGCAAGCTGGTCCTCGAAACGGGCAAGGTCGCCCGCCAGGCGACAGGCTCCGTGATGGTGACCTATGGCGAAACCATGGTGCTCTGCACGGTCGTCGCCGAAAGGTCCCCGAAGCCGGACCTGGATTTCTTCCCGCTGACCGTCAATTACCAGGAGAAGTATTTCGCCGCGGGCAAGATCCCGGGCGGCTTCTTCAAGCGAGAGGGCCGGCCGGCCGACAGCGAGACGCTGACCAGCCGCCTGATCGACCGGCCCGTCCGGCCGCTGTTCGCCCCGGGCTTCAAGAACGAGACCCAGATCATCTGCACCGTGCTGCAGCACGATCTGGAGAATGAGCCCGACGTCGCCGCGATGGTGGGCGCCTCCGCGGCGCTGACCATTTCCGGCCTGCCTTTCATGGGCCCGCTGGGCGGCTGCCGCGTAGGCATGGTGGACGGCGAGTACGTGCTCAACCCCACACGCCAGCAGATGCCCGATTCGCGGCTCGACCTGGTCGTGGCCGGCACCGTCGACGCCGTCATGATGGTGGAATCGGAGGCCGACGAGCTCAGCGAGGACGAAATGCTGGGCGCGGTGATGTTCGGCCACAAGGCCTATCAGGAAGTCATCGACGCCATCATCGACCTGGCCGAGACGGCCGCGAAGGAGCCCTGGGCCCCGCCGCCGCCGCTCTACACCGACTCTCTGATGGAGCAGATCTCCGGCATCGCCCGCGACGATCTCGCCGCCGCCTACACGATCCGCGAGAAGACCGCCCGCCAGGACGCCGTCTCGGCGGCCAAGCAGAAGGTCAAGGACGCCCTGGCCGAACACGAGGAAGGCCGGCAGGCTGTCGGCGCCGCGCTCAAGGACCTCGAGAAGAACATCGTCCGCAACGGCATCCTGGACACCGGCAAGCGCATCGACGGCCGCGACACCCGCACGGTCCGCCCGATCGAATGCGAGGTCGGCATCCTGCCCCGCGCGCACGGTTCGGCGCTGTTCACCCGCGGCGAGACCCAGGCCCTGGTGGTCACCACACTGGGGACCGGCCAGGACGAGCAGATCATCGACGCGCTGGCCGGCGAAAGCCGCGAGCACTTCATGCTGCACTACAACTTCCCGCCCTATTCGGTGGGCGAGACCAGCTTCCGCCTGGGCCCGGGACGCCGGGAGATCGGCCACGGCAAGCTGGCCTGGCGGGCGGTGCATCCGCTGATGCCGTCGAAGACCGAGTTCCCCTACACCATCCGGATCGTTTCCGAGGTGACGGAATCCAACGGTTCTTCCTCGATGGCGACCGTCTGCGGCACCTCGCTTGCGATGATGGATGCGGGCGTGCCGCTGCGCCGCCCGGTCTCCGGCATCGCCATGGGCCTGATCCTGGAAGGCGATCGTCACGCCGTCCTGTCCGATATCCTCGGCGACGAGGATCATCTGGGCGACATGGATTTCAAGGTGGCCGGCACGTCGAAGGGCGTCACCTCGCTGCAGATGGACATCAAGATCGCGGGCATCACCGAGGAGATCATGAAGACCGCCCTCGGTCAGGCCAATGAGGGCCGCGCCCACATCCTGGACTGCATGTCCAAGGCGATCAGCGCAGGCCGCGAGGAGCTGAAGGAGACCGCTCCGCGCATCTCCGTGATCAAGGTTCCGACCGACAAGATCCGCGACGTCATCGGCACCGGCGGCAAGGTGATCCGGGAAATCACCGAGGTCACCGGCTGCAAGATCGACATCGACGACGACGGCACGGTGAAGGTGGCTTCCAGCGACGGCGACGCCGCGCAGAAGGCGCTGGACTGGATCCATTCCATCGTCGCGGAGCCGGAGCCCGGCGCGGTCTACAAGGGCAAGGTCGTGAAGATCATGGACTTCGGCGCCTTCGTGAACTTCTTCGGAAGTCGCGACGGCCTGGTCCATGTCTCCGAGATGCAGGAAGGCCGCACCGAGAAAGTGACCGACGTCGTCAACGAGGGCGATGAGGTCTACGTCAAGCTGCTGGAGGTCGACGACCGCGGCAAGGTGCGCCTGTCGATGCGCTATGTCGATCAGGAGACCGGCATCGAGAAGGAGGGCGTCGAGCCCCTGCCCCAGCGCGAGCGCTCGGGCGGCGGCGACC
- the truB gene encoding tRNA pseudouridine(55) synthase TruB → MGRRRRGQPVHGWLVLDKPVGPTSTDMVNRARRLLDAQKAGHAGTLDPLASGILPIAFGEATKCVPLLNDATKVYRFTVRWGVQTTTDDAEGEALAESDIRPAPAAIGAALATFTGRIMQTPPTFSAIKVNGQRAYDLARAGAPPDLPPREAEIHGLVHIDDPDPDHSRFEMRSGKGVYVRSLARDLALALGARGHVAELRRTAVGPFRENTAISLDDFVSLCDKRAGLEALSPIETALDDIPALALTGEQADRLRHGQPVRVLNFTSPEAELLCVTHDRKPVALARYRSEFVEPVRVFNL, encoded by the coding sequence ATGGGACGGCGTAGGCGCGGCCAGCCCGTACATGGCTGGCTGGTCCTCGACAAGCCCGTGGGGCCGACCTCCACCGACATGGTCAATCGCGCACGGCGGCTGCTGGATGCGCAGAAGGCGGGTCATGCCGGCACCCTCGATCCGCTGGCCAGCGGCATCCTGCCGATCGCCTTCGGTGAGGCCACGAAATGCGTGCCGTTGCTGAACGACGCCACGAAGGTCTATCGCTTCACCGTGCGCTGGGGCGTCCAGACGACGACCGACGACGCCGAAGGCGAGGCTCTGGCCGAGAGCGATATCCGGCCAGCCCCGGCAGCGATCGGCGCCGCGCTGGCCACGTTCACCGGCCGGATCATGCAGACCCCGCCGACCTTCTCCGCCATCAAGGTGAATGGCCAGCGGGCCTATGACCTGGCGCGCGCCGGCGCCCCGCCGGATCTGCCGCCCCGCGAGGCGGAGATTCACGGCCTTGTGCATATCGACGACCCGGATCCGGACCACAGCCGCTTCGAGATGCGCTCCGGCAAGGGCGTCTATGTGCGCAGCCTGGCGCGCGATCTGGCCCTGGCGCTCGGCGCCCGCGGCCACGTGGCCGAACTGCGCCGCACGGCGGTGGGTCCGTTCCGCGAAAACACGGCGATTTCTCTGGATGATTTCGTTTCCCTGTGCGATAAGCGCGCCGGCCTTGAGGCCCTGTCACCGATCGAGACCGCGCTGGACGACATCCCGGCTCTGGCCCTGACCGGTGAGCAGGCTGACAGACTTCGTCATGGTCAGCCGGTCCGGGTCCTCAACTTCACGTCCCCGGAGGCGGAATTGCTGTGCGTGACGCACGACCGCAAGCCGGTGGCGCTGGCCCGCTACCGCTCGGAATTCGTCGAGCCGGTGCGTGTGTTCAATCTCTGA
- the infB gene encoding translation initiation factor IF-2, with amino-acid sequence MTDQKQPGEKKTLTVSRGARLELKKRSDGSPGRQGSGGRSTRNVQVEVKKKRSTKREPERQAPAPQSEQPAPKPADPARAAEREEITRRQGATSPPAKPDGRSRLEQTRNRNVLPRLTEDEKAARAKALKSAQAQAADRKAKASEDAERLAAAEARRKAEEEEVRRQAEEEEARRKAEEKEARRQAEEEEARRKAAAEEKAKQATDKPRPARTADAAAAEETESDESSRARKGGRPAATPARPPARGKPGGKNRRSGKLTISQALDDTGEKQKSLAAFRRRTNRDKRSSKGSGGGQEAQGRIVREVVVPEALTVGELANRMAVRGGDVVKAMMKMGVMATINQTIDADTAELVIEEFGHRIKRVSETDVEDAIVPPQDVDADLKPRPAVVTVMGHVDHGKTSVLDALRKTEVVRGEAGGITQHIGAYQVTTDNGQKITFLDTPGHAAFTSMRSRGAKVTDIVVLVVAADDSVMPQTVEAIHHAQAAGAPIIIAVNKIDKPDADPSRVKQDLLQHNIVVEEMGGEQLVVEISALKGTNLDSLVETIVLQAELMDLKANPDRTANGTVIEAQLEQGRGAVATVLVQGGTLKVGDIFVSGATWGRVRALVDEHGARLDAAEPSRPVEVLGYQDAPSAGDDFIVVDSESRAREVAEVRARRMKNHLASQGGRGTLEQMLSAIKEGQAAEVPILIKGDVQGSVEAIVASAEKMSTDEVKARILHAGVGGITETDVTLAKSAGAVIFGFNARPNKQAREAAERDGVDIRYYNVIYELTDDLKAIMSGLLEPEAREINLGTAEVRQVFNITKVGKIAGCLVVDGTVKRNAKYRQLRDGIVLHEGTIANLKHFKEEVAEVRQGSECGIAFQNHQDIQEGDQIEVYEIQEIERTL; translated from the coding sequence ATGACTGACCAAAAGCAACCTGGCGAGAAGAAGACACTGACCGTCTCGCGAGGCGCACGGCTGGAACTGAAGAAACGTTCGGACGGAAGTCCGGGCCGTCAGGGCTCGGGCGGCCGCAGCACGCGCAACGTCCAGGTTGAGGTCAAGAAGAAGCGCTCGACGAAGCGCGAGCCCGAGCGGCAGGCCCCCGCGCCACAGTCCGAACAGCCGGCGCCCAAACCGGCCGATCCGGCCCGCGCCGCCGAGCGCGAGGAAATCACCAGGCGTCAGGGCGCGACCTCGCCGCCGGCGAAGCCCGACGGTCGCTCGCGTCTGGAGCAGACGCGCAACCGCAACGTCCTGCCGCGGCTGACCGAGGACGAGAAGGCCGCGCGGGCGAAGGCGCTGAAATCGGCCCAGGCGCAGGCCGCCGATCGCAAGGCCAAGGCCAGCGAGGACGCCGAGCGGCTCGCCGCCGCCGAAGCCCGCCGCAAGGCCGAAGAGGAAGAGGTGCGCCGGCAGGCCGAGGAAGAGGAAGCCCGCCGCAAGGCCGAAGAGAAAGAGGCCCGCCGGCAGGCCGAGGAAGAGGAAGCCCGCCGCAAGGCCGCTGCGGAAGAGAAGGCGAAGCAGGCGACCGACAAGCCCCGGCCGGCCAGGACAGCCGACGCCGCCGCCGCCGAGGAAACCGAAAGCGACGAGAGCAGCCGCGCCCGCAAGGGCGGCCGCCCCGCGGCGACGCCGGCGCGTCCGCCCGCGCGCGGCAAGCCGGGCGGCAAGAATCGCCGCAGCGGCAAGCTGACGATATCCCAGGCGCTGGACGATACCGGCGAGAAACAGAAATCGCTGGCCGCCTTCCGCCGCCGCACCAACCGCGACAAGCGGTCCTCCAAGGGCTCCGGCGGCGGCCAGGAGGCCCAGGGCAGGATCGTGCGCGAGGTCGTGGTGCCCGAGGCGCTGACCGTGGGCGAACTGGCCAACCGCATGGCCGTACGAGGCGGCGACGTCGTCAAGGCGATGATGAAGATGGGCGTGATGGCGACCATCAACCAGACCATCGACGCCGACACCGCGGAACTCGTCATCGAGGAGTTCGGCCACAGGATCAAGCGCGTCTCCGAAACCGATGTCGAGGACGCGATCGTCCCGCCGCAGGATGTGGACGCCGATCTGAAGCCGCGCCCGGCCGTGGTCACGGTCATGGGCCATGTCGACCACGGCAAGACCTCGGTGCTGGACGCGCTGCGCAAGACCGAAGTCGTCCGCGGCGAGGCCGGTGGCATCACCCAGCATATCGGCGCCTATCAGGTCACCACGGACAACGGCCAGAAGATCACCTTCCTCGACACGCCGGGCCACGCGGCCTTCACCTCCATGCGCTCCCGCGGCGCCAAGGTGACGGACATCGTGGTACTGGTGGTTGCGGCCGACGATTCGGTCATGCCGCAGACCGTCGAGGCGATCCATCACGCCCAGGCGGCCGGGGCGCCGATCATCATCGCGGTCAACAAGATCGACAAGCCGGACGCCGATCCGAGCCGCGTGAAGCAGGATCTGCTGCAGCACAATATCGTGGTCGAGGAGATGGGCGGCGAGCAACTCGTCGTCGAGATCTCCGCGCTGAAGGGCACCAACCTCGATTCGCTGGTGGAAACCATCGTGCTCCAGGCGGAGCTGATGGACCTGAAGGCCAATCCCGACCGCACCGCCAACGGCACGGTGATCGAGGCCCAGCTGGAACAGGGCCGCGGCGCCGTGGCGACCGTTCTGGTTCAGGGCGGGACGCTGAAGGTCGGCGACATCTTCGTCTCCGGCGCGACCTGGGGCCGTGTCCGCGCCCTGGTGGACGAACACGGCGCTCGCCTCGATGCCGCCGAGCCGTCCCGTCCGGTGGAGGTGCTGGGCTATCAGGACGCCCCGTCGGCCGGCGACGACTTCATCGTGGTCGACAGCGAATCCCGCGCCCGCGAAGTGGCCGAGGTCCGCGCCCGGCGCATGAAGAACCACCTCGCCTCGCAGGGCGGCCGCGGCACGCTGGAGCAGATGCTGTCCGCCATCAAGGAAGGCCAGGCGGCCGAGGTGCCGATCCTCATCAAGGGCGACGTGCAGGGCTCGGTCGAGGCGATCGTCGCCTCGGCGGAGAAGATGTCGACCGACGAGGTCAAGGCGCGGATCCTCCACGCCGGCGTCGGCGGCATCACGGAAACCGACGTCACCCTGGCGAAATCCGCCGGGGCGGTGATCTTCGGCTTCAACGCACGACCCAACAAGCAGGCGCGCGAGGCGGCCGAGCGGGATGGCGTCGATATCCGCTACTACAACGTCATCTACGAGTTGACGGACGACCTGAAGGCCATCATGAGCGGCCTTCTGGAACCGGAAGCCAGGGAGATCAACCTGGGTACGGCCGAGGTCCGTCAGGTGTTCAACATCACCAAGGTCGGCAAGATCGCCGGCTGTCTGGTTGTCGACGGCACGGTCAAGCGCAATGCGAAATATCGCCAGCTGCGTGACGGCATCGTGCTGCACGAAGGCACCATCGCCAACCTGAAGCACTTCAAGGAAGAAGTGGCCGAAGTGCGCCAGGGCAGCGAATGCGGCATTGCCTTCCAGAACCATCAGGACATCCAGGAAGGCGATCAGATCGAGGTGTACGAGATCCAGGAGATCGAGCGGACGCTGTAG
- the trmB gene encoding tRNA (guanine(46)-N(7))-methyltransferase TrmB: MGRADGPPYRFYGRRRGKRLSPRQERLIDDLLPRLAPDPARLPAGPLWLEIGSGGGEHLTAQAADHPEATLIGCEPFLEGVAKTLGMIEDEGLGNVLLLDDDVRPLLDGLPDSSVDRCFILFPDPWPKLRHHKRRIVSRENLDSLARVLKPGADLRIATDHMDYARWILRHLLAHPDFDWPAERPGDWRLPPAGHRRTRYEAKALEKGDRPLYFRFTRNT, from the coding sequence TTGGGCCGCGCGGACGGACCGCCCTACCGGTTCTACGGCCGGCGACGCGGCAAGCGGCTCAGTCCGCGCCAGGAACGGCTGATCGACGACCTGCTGCCCCGGCTTGCGCCCGATCCGGCGCGCCTGCCTGCCGGGCCGCTCTGGCTGGAAATCGGCAGCGGCGGCGGCGAGCATCTGACGGCCCAGGCCGCGGACCACCCCGAGGCCACCCTGATCGGCTGCGAACCCTTCCTGGAAGGCGTGGCCAAGACGCTCGGCATGATCGAGGACGAGGGGCTGGGGAACGTCCTGCTGCTGGACGACGACGTCAGGCCCCTGCTCGACGGCCTGCCGGACTCGTCGGTCGACCGCTGCTTCATCCTGTTCCCCGATCCCTGGCCGAAGCTGCGTCATCACAAGCGGCGCATCGTCTCGCGGGAGAATCTGGACAGCCTGGCGCGGGTTCTGAAGCCGGGCGCCGATCTGCGCATCGCCACCGACCACATGGACTACGCGCGCTGGATCCTGCGTCATCTGCTGGCCCATCCCGACTTCGACTGGCCCGCAGAGCGCCCCGGCGACTGGCGGCTGCCGCCGGCCGGGCACCGGCGGACGCGCTACGAGGCCAAGGCGCTGGAGAAGGGCGACCGGCCACTGTATTTCCGCTTCACGAGAAACACTTGA
- the rpsO gene encoding 30S ribosomal protein S15, with product MSITAERKSELIKEFAREGGDTGSPEVQIAILTERIVNLTEHFKTHKKDNHSRRGLLMLVSKRRSLLDYVRGKDESRYRELIQRLGIRR from the coding sequence ATGTCGATCACTGCCGAACGCAAGTCGGAACTGATCAAGGAATTTGCCCGCGAAGGCGGCGACACGGGTTCCCCCGAGGTGCAGATCGCGATCCTGACCGAACGGATCGTCAATCTGACCGAGCACTTCAAGACCCACAAGAAGGACAACCACTCGCGCCGCGGCCTGCTGATGCTGGTCTCCAAGCGGCGCTCGCTGCTTGACTATGTCAGGGGCAAGGACGAGTCGCGCTATCGCGAACTCATTCAGCGTCTCGGAATCCGCCGCTGA
- the rimP gene encoding ribosome maturation factor RimP has protein sequence MTSALTDRIGQLIAPSLESMGYEIVRIRYTGGARPVLQIMAERMSDGGMEVEDCETVSHAVSALLDVEDPVSEAYSLEVSSPGIDRPLTRRKDFERYAGHDARVELHQPIDGRKRFKGLLTGLDGDAVKMELNGVRPEDAAVTLPLDDIADAKLVLTDRLIEASLKESKAREKARRKTEETE, from the coding sequence ATGACATCGGCACTGACGGACCGCATCGGGCAACTGATCGCGCCGTCACTGGAAAGCATGGGATACGAGATCGTCCGCATCCGCTACACGGGCGGCGCGCGGCCCGTATTGCAGATCATGGCGGAGCGGATGTCGGACGGCGGCATGGAGGTCGAGGACTGCGAGACGGTGAGCCACGCGGTCTCGGCGCTGCTGGACGTCGAGGATCCAGTCAGTGAGGCCTATTCGCTGGAAGTTTCCTCGCCGGGCATCGACCGGCCGCTGACCCGGCGCAAGGACTTCGAGCGCTATGCCGGCCATGACGCCCGCGTGGAGCTGCACCAGCCGATCGATGGCCGCAAGCGCTTCAAGGGCCTGCTGACCGGCCTGGACGGCGACGCCGTGAAGATGGAACTGAACGGCGTCAGGCCGGAGGACGCGGCAGTCACCCTGCCGCTGGACGATATCGCGGACGCCAAGCTGGTTCTGACCGATCGGCTGATCGAGGCGAGCCTCAAGGAAAGCAAGGCGCGCGAAAAGGCGCGCCGCAAGACGGAAGAGACGGAGTAG
- the rbfA gene encoding 30S ribosome-binding factor RbfA, with product MRHHRNKSEGPGTRQLRVGELIRHALSETLNRGEVQDPAVSGRSITVTEVSLSPDLRNATVFVEPLGGVEVEDVLAGLNRSAGFLAGRIARSVKLKYAPKLIFRRDETFEHADHIDRILRSDAVRGDLDDDGTA from the coding sequence ATGCGTCATCACCGCAACAAGTCCGAAGGCCCCGGCACACGGCAACTGCGTGTCGGCGAACTGATCCGTCACGCGTTGTCGGAAACGCTGAACCGCGGCGAGGTCCAGGATCCGGCAGTCAGTGGCCGCTCGATCACCGTGACCGAGGTTTCGCTCTCGCCCGACCTGCGCAACGCCACGGTTTTCGTCGAACCGCTGGGTGGCGTCGAGGTCGAGGACGTGCTGGCCGGCCTGAACCGATCAGCCGGCTTCCTGGCCGGCCGGATCGCCCGCTCGGTGAAGCTGAAATACGCGCCGAAGCTGATCTTCCGCCGCGACGAGACCTTCGAACACGCCGACCACATCGACCGGATCCTGCGCTCCGACGCCGTCCGCGGCGACCTGGACGACGATGGGACGGCGTAG